A stretch of Besnoitia besnoiti strain Bb-Ger1 chromosome V, whole genome shotgun sequence DNA encodes these proteins:
- a CDS encoding SAG-related sequence (encoded by transcript BESB_061530): protein MLDMKVFFVCVLMVSFPWWQWRCPATAEPRKPKCTVAGATTSCVCEVPAPEGVTEKFTSTATLSETANVVSLDCAQSFSFVPSNVEKVCATTSDVSLKACKEDGKKRALVSSPISDFMTETPTLTSSVKWVHTDTRSSLAFPVTNFPFTDKSFIVGCIKSEDADSCILKVAVRARKSLLKENVLTCSYGAESNQPVPKTTLDSTNNSLTVVCGTDGTMPLTAGVPTIYLCKDPETDVCTTVEDVTEVFPGFSKAWWTKQDGQENAAKLTIPKDGFPVEPKTVMFGCSLQVQPPLRKMHRKRTGWMQLSFLHAR, encoded by the coding sequence ATGCTGGACATGAAGGTGTTTTTTGTGTGCGTTCTCATGGTATCATTTCCCTGGTGGCAGTGGAGATGTCCGGCAACAGCAGAACCGAGAAAGCCAAAATGTACCGTAGCGGGCGCCACAACCTCTTGCGTTTGCGAAGTACCTGCGCCTGAAGGCGTGACGGAGAAATTCACGAGTACCGCCACCTTGTCAGAGACTGCAAATGTTGTCAGTTTGGACTGTGCCCAGTCTTTCAGTTTTGTGCCCTCCAATGTGGAGAAAGTGTGTGCTACCACTTCAGACGTCTCCCTGAAGGCTTGTAAAGAAGATGGAAAGAAGAGGGCACTTGTCTCGTCTCCCATCTCAGACTTCATGACCGAGACTCCGACGTTGACCAGCAGTGTCAAGTGGGTACATACAGACACACGATCCTCGCTAGCGTTTCCTGTTACAAACTTTCCCTTCACAGACAAAAGCTTCATCGTGGGCTGCATCAAAAGTGAAGACGCCGATTCCTGCATACTCAAGGTAGCCGTGCGTGCACGAAAGTCTCTGCTCAAAGAAAACGTGCTGACCTGTTCGTACGGCGCAGAAAGCAACCAGCCCGTCCCGAAAACCACTCTCGACTCCACCAACAACTCCCTAACGGTCGTCTGCGGCACAGATGGAACCATGCCACTGACCGCTGGAGTTCCCACCATCTACTTGTGCAAAGACCCAGAGACCGACGTGTGCACGACGGTCGAGGACGTCACTGAAGTGTTTCCAGGCTTCAGCAAGGCGTGGTGGACAAAGCAGGATGGCCAGGAGAATGCAGCCAAGCTGACGATTCCGAAGGACGGATTTCCTGTTGAGCCGAAGACTGTTATGTTTGGGTGCAGCCTTCAGGTCCAACCCCCCCTCAGAAAGATGCACCGAAAGAGGACGGGCTGGATGCAACTGTCCTTCCTACATGCAAGGTGA
- a CDS encoding SAG-related sequence (encoded by transcript BESB_061510): MSRSGAGRVLYIFLFMAPVWSQLVSTAENKQVLPQCTVRDAATTCVCESLEAKGGQAQSVNAATLSESANTLQVQCTEPSTFVPSDLDSVCTGATQEASITTCQASKDTSTKVKISTLLSKEADPGTKWTTKDQKSHSLVIPSTDFPLVDRHFFVGCTKIPGDKSCVVNVTLNARTSALVGNVLTCAYGETSNLSIPKVALDSTNDSLTVVCGGEGAMPESNGAPTIFLCKDPETDVCTKVEDITGVFPGFTKDWWTPDREHEGGRTLTVPKSGFPVDPKTIMLGCLKSPPPSDAETAKDALSAADLPTCKVKVTISAGASSFSAMKALVGAYALITLTLFRAYLV, translated from the coding sequence ATGTCACGATCCGGTGCAGGTAGAGTTCTGTATATTTTCCTGTTCATGGCACCCGTGTGGTCGCAACTGGTATCAACGGCGGAAAATAAACAGGTATTGCCGCAGTGCACAGTGCGCGATGCGGCTACCACGTGCGTCTGCGAAAGCTTAGAGGCTAAAGGTGGACAAGCTCAATCCGTTAACGCTGCTACGTTATCAGAGTCGGCGAACACCCTCCAGGTCCAATGCACAGAGCCCTCCACATTCGTGCCCTCCGACCTCGACAGCGTCTGCACGGGCGCAACACAGGAGGCTTCTATCACGACTTGTCAAGCCTCAAAGGACACTAGCACCAAGGTGAAAATCAGTACTCTCCTATCTAAGGAAGCCGACCCCGGCACCAAATGGACCACGAAGGATCAGAAAAGCCATTCTTTAGTCATCCCTTCGACAGATTTCCCCCTAGTCGACAGGCACTTCTTCGTCGGATGTACAAAAATCCCGGGGGACAAGTCATGTGTAGTGAACGTCACGCTGAATGCAAGGACTTCGGCGCTTGTGGGCAACGTCCTTACGTGCGCGTACGGCGAGACGAGCAACTTGTCAATTCCGAAAGTGGCACTGGACTCTACCAACGACTCCCTGACTGTCGTCTGCGGTGGTGAGGGAGCGATGCCGGAGAGTAACGGTGCTCCGACCATCTTCTTATGCAAGGACCCAGAGACCGACGTCTGCACTAAGGTCGAAGATATTACCGGAGTCTTTCCAGGCTTCACAAAGGACTGGTGGACGCCAGATAGAGAGCACGAAGGAGGCCGCACACTCACGGTCCCTAAAAGTGGTTTCCCTGTTGATCCGAAGACAATTATGTTGGGGTGCCTCAAAAGCCCACCTCCTTctgacgcagagacagcaaaGGACGCTTTGTCCGCTGCTGATCTTCCCACCTGTAAAGTGAAAGTGACAATCTCAGCCGGCGCAAGCAGTTTCTCAGCCATGAAGGCTTTGGTGGGTGCGTATGCTTTGATTACGCTGACTCTCTTCCGTGCATATTTGGTATAG
- a CDS encoding SAG-related sequence (encoded by transcript BESB_061460), whose amino-acid sequence MSPPAVCLLSVLLAVTSPWWHRACLADEASVDPKCTVENTITKCVCGGTASGSVSQGAATLSASTNTITVTCSEGSTFVPSNPLKVCARGNNAPSLAECEPVGKGTDAGTAPITDFLSTSPAPTNDIKWASTDNNNVHSLTILPPYFPSTDKSFFVGCRKQSDGQGSCLFNVSVKARKTVLNGNVLTCAYGKESNAPVPQVTLDPTSNSLTVDCGEDGTMPLTGELPTVYYCKDSATDACDPVKDVTEILPGFAKEWWTPVNGLETAAKLTVPEGGFPVEPKTIVLGCNLSSASSPSDKGESRSDTAATALPTCRAKVILSAAASASFSIKVSIGVSASVFAVFAVSMTS is encoded by the coding sequence ATGTCACCCCCGGCGGTTTGTTTGTTGTCTGTGTTGCTTGCCGTGACATCTCCATGGTGGCATAGGGCCTGCCTagcggacgaggcgagcgTAGACCCAAAATGCACTGTAGAAAACACCATCACCAAATGCGTCTGCGGGGGCACTGCGAGCGGCTCAGTGTCACAGGGCGCGGCAACCCTTTCAGCGTCCACGAACACTATCACCGTCACTTGTAGCGAAGGGTCCACTTTTGTGCCATCAAATCCGTTGAAGGTCTGCGCTCGAGGCAATAacgcgccgtctctcgcggaGTGTGAGCCCGTTGGGAAGGGAACCGACGCCGGGACTGCTCCGATCACCGACTTCCTGTCCACGAGCCCGGCTCCCACAAACGACATCAAGTGGGCTTCAACAGACAATAACAATGTTCACTCCCTTACAATTCTACCGCCATACTTCCCTTCCACTGACAAATCCTTCTTCGTCGGGTGCCGGAAGCAATCCGACGGCCAGGGTTCTTGCTTGTTTAACGTGAGCGTCaaggcgagaaaaacagTTCTCAATGGTAATGTTCTCACCTGCGCGTATGGCAAGGAAAGCAACGCGCCTGTTCCGCAAGTGACGCTGGATCCCACCAGCAACTCACTGACAGTCGACTGTGGCGAGGACGGAACAATGCCCCTTACGGGAGAACTGCCAACTGTCTACTACTGCAAGGACTCCGCCACCGATGCCTGCGATCCTGTCAAGGACGTGACGGAAATCCTGCCGGGCTTCGCCAAGGAGTGGTGGACACCTGTGAATGGTCTCGAGACCGCAGCCAAACTGACAGTGCCGGAGGGCGGTTTTCCTGTTGAGCCAAAAACGATTGTGCTGGGATGCAACCTCAGCAGTGCTTCCTCTCCGTCAGATAAAGGGGAAAGTCGGTCCGACACAGCTGCAACGGCACTGCCGACGTGTAGGGCAAAGGTCATCCTCagtgcagcggcgagcgcttCGTTCAGCATCAAAGTCTCCAT
- a CDS encoding SAG-related sequence (encoded by transcript BESB_061470) — MQRRISHPKMVRSTVASLCVLLLIACTSLESYGVADETAVQPDCEVNGHTTACICKQNPSGPVAVSEDPVPVATLSESTNVISVECQDSLSFVPSKKDNICLGKVSVENLKACQNAVTQSKSVTSTISELLTPTPPVDDVKWISSDNHHYSLTVPRTNFPFTDKAFFVGCQNNNQKHCVVPLMVKARKSVLEDKVLKCAYGTDSNTPVPELTLDPTSNSLTVDCGEDGTMPLTGELPTVYYCKDSATDACDPVKDVTEILPGFAKEWWTPVNGLETTAKLTVPEGGFPVEPKTIVLGCTLKESGPKADQEQTADAESLTGTVPTCRVKVTLSAHASGSSLMAVPMSGLALAFAPCVVALLL; from the coding sequence ATGCAGCGACGAATTTCCCACCCAAAAATGGTGCGCTCAACTGTGGCTTCGCTGTGTGTATTGCTTTTAATAGCATGTACGTCGTTGGAGTCGTATGGCGTGGCTGATGAAACAGCAGTACAGCCCGACTGCGAGGTAAACGGTCACACCACAGCTTGCATCTGCAAGCAGAACCCTTCAGGACCCGTGGCGGTGTCAGAAGATCCGGTGCCTGTTGCCACCCTGTCAGAGTCGACCAATGTCATCAGCGTGGAGTGCCAGGACTCTCTTTCCTTCGTGCCCTCCAAGAAAGACAACATCTGCCTAGGAAAAGTGAGTGTAGAGAATCTGAAGGCTTGTCAAAATGCTGTAACTCAAAGCAAGAGTGTGACATCTACGATAAGCGAACTGCTCACCCCCACTCCACCGGTTGACGATGTAAAGTGGATTTCCAGCGACAACCATCATTATTCTCTAACCGTTCCACGTACGAATTTCCCTTTCACCGATAAGGCCTTTTTCGTGGGATGCCAAAACAACAACCAGAAACACTGCGTGGTGCCTCTCATGGTGAAGGCAAGAAAGTCTGTGCTCGAAGACAAGGTCCTCAAGTGCGCATACGGCACAGACAGCAACACGCCTGTACCGGAACTGACTCTGGATCCCACCAGCAACTCACTGACAGTCGACTGTGGCGAGGACGGAACAATGCCCCTTACGGGAGAACTGCCAACTGTCTACTACTGCAAGGACTCCGCCACCGATGCCTGCGATCCTGTCAAGGACGTGACGGAAATCCTGCCGGGCTTCGCCAAGGAGTGGTGGACACCTGTGAATGGTCTCGAGACCACAGCCAAATTGACAGTGCCGGAGGGCGGTTTTCCTGTTGAGCCGAAGACGATTGTCCTTGGATGCACCCTCAAAGAATCAGGACCTAAGGCAGATCAAGAGCAGACTGCTGATGCTGAGTCTCTTACCGGGACCGTCCCTACCTGTAGGGTGAAGGTTACGCTCAGTGCGCATGCGAGCGGTTCATCACTCATGGCCGTTCCGATGAGTGGGTTAGCGTTGGCATTTGCGCCATGTGTTGTTGCGTTGCTTTTATAA
- a CDS encoding SAG-related sequence (encoded by transcript BESB_061500), translated as MRWAAVSVRAKAKCKVTRRADARPRLAKILALNQLRLIPGSWRPQCAIFKQIREQIASPWWQIHSLAAEKPITPTCTETAVGTTTCICGDGAAGKRSADAATLSQSTNTVIVQCQSSFSFVPSDKSVCNGQASLDSMRFCTDSNQRTQKGLTPLADYLTPSVDSVQWQTSMQSHSLTFPSGNFPLSDRDFFVGCKKDGTEICLVNVHVKARQSRLTDSNTLVCAYGADSNSSVSEAVINFNKNSLTVDCGADGEVPLQDNRPIVYHCTDPAKEECKGVVDFKSILPGFSEEWLTVDEGHHGVKLVIPEGGFPTEPKTIVLGCNRRDSAARQVPEVPMGGSSAKPLPLCRVKVTLKTHASSAAGLNFSAGGSTLMLVPLVFAPHL; from the exons ATGCGATGGGCAGCTGTCTCCGTGCGCGCGAAAGCAAAGTGCAAGGTGACTCGGCGAGCGGATGCACGTCCACGGTTGGCGAAGATCTTGGCTCTCAACCAGCTAAGACTGATTCCTGGAAGCTGGCGGCCTCAATGCGCCATTTTTAAGCAAATACGAGAACAGATAG CATCTCCATGGTGGCAAATTCATTCCCTAGCGGCTGAAAAGCCAATCACCCCGACCTGCACTGAGACGGCGGTCGGCACAACGACATGCATTTGCGGGGATGGCGCAGCCGGGAAACGGTCAGCTGACGCTGCCACCCTGTCGCAGTCGACTAATACCGTCATTGTACAGTGCCAGAGTTCCTTCAGCTTCGTACCATCTGATAAGAGCGTCTGCAACGGACAAGCAAGTCTGGATTCTATGAGGTTTTGCACAGACTCGAACCAGAGGACCCAGAAAGGGCTTACTCCACTCGCTGACTACCTCACACCATCCGTCGACAGCGTCCAGTGGCAAACCTCAATGCAAAGCCACTCTTTGACCTTCCCGTCCGGAAACTTCCCATTGAGTGACAGAGACTTTTTCGTAGGCTGCAAGAAGGATGGAACCGAGATATGCCTGGTAAATGTACATGTGAAAGCTAGGCAGTCAAGGCTCACGGACAGTAATacgctcgtctgcgcgtaTGGCGCGGACAGCAACTCGTCTGTTTCAGAAGCAGTGATCAATTTCAACAAGAACTCGCTGACGGTTGACTGTGGCGCCGACGGAGAAGTGCCGTTGCAGGACAACAGGCCCATTGTGTACCATTGCACCGACCCAGCGAAAGAGGAATGTAAAGGCGTCGTCGACTTCAAAAGCATCCTGCCAGGCTTCTCCGAAGAGTGGTTGACTGTAGACGAGGGCCACCACGGCGTCAAACTCGTTATTCCAGAAGGTGGATTCCCCACTGAGCCGAAAACAATCGTGCTCGGGTGCAACCGGAGAGACTCGGCGGCTCGGCAGGTTCCTGAAGTCCCTATGGGCGGCTCGTCTGCCAAACCTCTCCCTCTGTGCCGAGTCAAGGTCACTCTGAAGACccacgcgagcagcgcggctGGCCTAAACTTTTCAGCAGGTGGATCAACACTGATGTTAGTGCCGTTGGTCTTCGCCCCACATCTATGA
- a CDS encoding SAG-related sequence (encoded by transcript BESB_061540), translating into METTADTTAILSESTNTVVVECAKGFEFVPSDTGKVCTETEAHSLEDCEPQKRNPAAVSLISDFVTATPTPPVTLGWTRNNEKHSLTIPEANFPLVDRKFFVGCRPSEKDESCVVKISMSARKTLLKENVLTCSYGAESNQPVPKTTLDSTNNSLTVVCGTYGTMPLTAGVPTIYLCKDPETDVCTTVEDVTEVFPGFSKAWWTKQDGQENAAKLTIPKDGFPVEPKTIMFGCSLQVQPPPQKDAPKEDGLDATVLPTCKVKVTVAASASSFSSTGFSVGVFLSSVAPLVVASRPASATVLGMRKPVARDPPAGRDTSGIQDLDHGSCEKRRSGLLLGERRPEGTQVGGHEQGHHAAYGVHNSQVPDVTVDSTNNSAPLLCGSGGTVPLTDGIPTVYYCKDPSTEACDKIGDITEILPGFSRKWWPTAENRESAKFTTPAGGFPRESKTILSSSCLAPATPKELVSGLRFHLLALWVKGLRY; encoded by the exons ATGGAGACAACCGCAGACACCACTGCGATTCTATCAGAGTCGACGAACACCGTCGTTGTTGAGTGCGCCAAAGGCTTCGAGTTTGTGCCCTCGGATACAGGCAAGGTTTGCACTGAAACCGAAGCTCATTCTCTAGAAGATTGTGAACCGCAAAAAAGAAACCCTGCGGCAGTCTCCCTCATTTCCGACTTCGTGACAGCGACGCCAACCCCGCCGGTTACCCTTGGGTGGACAAGGAACAATGAAAAACATTCGTTAACTATTCCAGAAGCAAACTTCCCTCTAGTAGACAGGAAATTCTTCGTTGGCTGCAGACCAAGCGAAAAAGATGAGTCCTGCGTCGTCAAGATCAGCATGAGCGCACGAAAGACTTTGCTAAAAGAAAACGTGCTGACCTGTTCGTACGGCGCAGAAAGCAACCAGCCCGTCCCGAAAACCACTCTCGACTCCACCAACAACTCCCTAACGGTCGTCTGCGGCACATATGGAACCATGCCACTGACCGCTGGAGTTCCCACCATCTACTTGTGCAAAGACCCAGAGACCGACGTGTGCACGACGGTCGAGGACGTCACTGAAGTGTTTCCAGGCTTCAGCAAGGCGTGGTGGACAAAGCAGGATGGCCAGGAGAATGCAGCCAAGCTGACGATTCCGAAGGACGGATTTCCTGTTGAGCCGAAGACTATTATGTTTGGGTGCAGCCTTCAGGTCCAACCCCCCCCTCAGAAAGATGCGCCGAAAGAGGACGGGCTGGATGCAACTGTCCTTCCTACATGCAAGGTGAAGGTGACTGTCGCTGCCAGCGCGAGCAGTTTTTCGAGTACGGGTTTTTCAGTGGGTGTGTTTCTGTCGTCGGTTGCTCCCCTTGTTGTTGCATCTCGTCC AGCATCCGCGACAGTCTTGGGCATGCGAAAGCCGGTGGCGAGAGACCCACCAGCGGGCCGAGACACCTCAGGGATTCAAGACCTGGACCACGGATCGTGCG AGAAGCGCAGATCAGGACTATTGCTTGGTGAGCGCCGGCCTGAGGGCACGCAAGTCGGTGGCCATGAACAAGGTCACCACGCGGCGTACGGCGTGCACAACTCACAGGTTCCAGACGTGACAGTTGACTCCACGAACAACTCGGCCCCTCTCCTCTGTGGCAGCGGCGGAACGGTGCCGCTAACTGACGGGATTCCCACTGTTTACTACTGCAAGGATCCATCCACCGAGGCCTGCGACAAAATCGGTGACATTACAGAAATCCTTCCGGGCTTCTCCAGAAAGTGGTGGCCAACAGCTGAGAACAGGGAGAGCGCCAAATTCACTACCCCCGCGGGGGGTTTTCCACGGGAGTCGAAAACAATTTTG TCTTCCTCATGCCTCGCTCCCGCTACTCCGAAAGAGCTCGTCTCGGGTCTCCGTTTTCATCTGTTGGCGTTGTGGGTGAAGGGGCTCCGATACTGA
- a CDS encoding SAG-related sequence (encoded by transcript BESB_061520), which produces MPLSVGGLVCIFLSAASLSWDHSGCLAQGTKVDATCTGAEGVVNCVCGRETAASESPSTATLSPQLNTIKVTCGSGWSFVPSNVNEVCTGPADQKTLQACEGSKREAKAGAASPILEFITSTPTPSPAVQWTKADNQPSSLSFPPSNFPFTDKDFFVGCKNDSQFCVVPVKVSARKSVLSDNVLVCAYGADSNEDVPAVTLNSSSNSVTVVCGSDGEMTPSRESGSAYYCKDSAADGECTELASLSEILPGFSKDWWTASADYEGGARLVIPKTGFPAESKTIVLGCMAKKPSASDIEKKAEDASSIQARPVCKVKVTLSAQTSGSPSTRFSVAMAASVGAFFGLVALS; this is translated from the coding sequence ATGCCGCTCTCCGTGGGAGGTCTCGTGTGCATTTTTTTGTCTGCCGCGTCCTTGTCGTGGGATCATTCGGGTTGCCTGGCGCAAGGAACAAAAGTAGATGCAACATGCACGGGGGCAGAAGGCGTCGTGAATTGCGTCTGTGGAAGGGAGACAGCGGCCTCAGAGTCGCCCAGCACAGCGACCCTGTCCCCACAGTTGAACACCATCAAAGTCACCTGTGGATCCGGTTGGAGCTTCGTCCCCTCCAATGTCAATGAGGTCTGCACTGGACCTGCAGATCAGAAGACTCTGCAGGCATGCGAAGGTTCTAAGAGGGAGGCCAAGGCGGGGGCTGCCTCTCCCATCTTGGAATTTATCACGTCAACACCAACACCCTCGCCAGCCGTCCAGTGGACAAAGGCAGATAACCAACCCAGTTCGCTATCATTCCCGCCCTCCAACTTCCCGTTCACCGACAAAGACTTCTTTGTGGGCTGCAAAAATGATAGTCAATTCTGTGTCGTCCCTGTGAAAGTGAGTGCAAGAAAATCTGTTCTTAGTGACAATGTCCTCGTGTGCGCATACGGCGCCGACAGCAACGAAGATGTCCCTGCGGTGACCCTGAATTCCTCCAGCAACTCGGTGACTGTAGTCTGTggcagcgacggagagaTGACGCCTAGCAGAGAGAGTGGAAGTGCCTATTACTGCAAGGACAGCGCGGCAGATGGCGAGTGCACTGAACTCGCGAGCTTGTCCGAAATCCTGCCCGGCTTCTCGAAAGACTGGTGGACAGCAAGCGCAGATTACGAAGGCGGAGCCCGGCTTGTCATTCCGAAGACCGGCTTTCCCGCTGAATCGAAAACCATTGTGCTCGGATGCATGGCCAAAAAGCCAAGTGCTTCCGACATAGAAAAAAAAGCCGAAGATGCGTCATCCATTCAAGCCCGTCCTGTCTGCAAGGTGAAGGTCACCCTCAGTGCTCAGACGAGCGGCTCACCAAGCACACGATTTTCCGTGGCTATGGCCGCCTCGGTCGGCGCATTTTTTGGCcttgtcgctctctcctAA
- a CDS encoding SAG-related sequence (encoded by transcript BESB_061490), producing MSRTVAVLECVLLLAAAPWWQWKSMAQENAIKPNCNSDGTGTVCSCGSTAHDSGIFEPANLSQSTNTLTVTCEETFSFVPSESKSVCVGTPGQPSLAACQPKQRGTEVVIAPLVNFLSSPPTPPVDVEWKNAGKNSHSIVFPKANFPFTDKAFFVGCQNSNQKHCVVPVRVKARKSVLEDKVLKCAYGTDSNTPVPEVTLDPTSKSLTVDCGEDGTMPLTGELPTVYYCKDSATDACDPVKDVTEILPGFAKEWWTPVNGLKTAAKLTVPEGGFPVEPKTVVLGCNPKRAKAKVDAEPESHAEGGLPTCRVKVTFDAPSSSSSGMRLSLNTLAFLSALFSLASLV from the coding sequence ATGTCACGCACGGTGGCGGTTTTAGAGTGTGttctgctgctcgccgcagctccgTGGTGGCAGTGGAAGTCCATGGCGCAGGAAAATGCAATAAAACCCAACTGCAATTCAGATGGTACCGGCACTGTCTGTTCCTGCGGGAGCACAGCACACGACTCTGGTATATTCGAGCCGGCAAACTTGTCTCAATCGACGAATACCCTCACTGTTACCTGTGAGGAGACATTCAGCTTCGTACCCTCTGAGTCTAAGAGCGTTTGCGTGGGAACTCCTGGGCAACCCTCTCTGGCAGCTTGTCAACCCAAGCAGAGGGGGACCGAGGTGGTTATCGCTCCACTTGTGAATTTCTTGTCCTCCCCGCCCACCCCTCCAGTAGATGTTGAGTGGAAAAATGCAGGAAAGAACTCGCACTCTATAGTTTTTCCCAAAGCCAATTTTCCTTTCACCGATAAGGCCTTTTTCGTGGGATGCCAAAACAGCAACCAGAAACACTGCGTGGTGCCCGTCAGAGTGAAGGCAAGAAAGTCTGTGCTTGAAGATAAGGTCCTCAAGTGCGCATACGGCACAGACAGCAACACGCCTGTACCGGAAGTGACGCTGGATCCCACCAGCAAATCACTGACAGTCGACTGTGGCGAGGACGGAACAATGCCCCTTACGGGAGAACTGCCAACTGTCTACTACTGCAAGGACTCCGCCACCGATGCCTGCGATCCTGTCAAGGACGTGACAGAAATCCTGCCGGGCTTCGCCAAGGAGTGGTGGACACCAGTGAATGGTCTCAAGACCGCAGCCAAACTGACAGTGCCGGAGGGCGGTTTTCCTGTTGAGCCGAAGACAGTTGTGCTGGGATGCAATCCCAAGAGAGCAAAAGCCAAGGTAGATGCCGAGCCGGAGTCCCACGCTGAGGGTGGTCTCCCGACCTGTCGGGTGAAGGTGACTTTTGATGCTCCTTCGAGCAGCTCATCGGGGATGCGGCTTTCTTTGAATACGTTGGCCTTCTTGTCCGCGCTGTTTTCTCTTGCTTCGCTGGTTTAG
- a CDS encoding SAG-related sequence (encoded by transcript BESB_061480) translates to MQCHLPMAKLVSVPKIRRRIAQPTMARPAVTSVWVLLLMAFPSWQGYCLANETPVKPECNVSNETTTCVCKQDPPGPVAVSEDPVPVATLSESVNVIRVECHSPLTFVPSDQASICLGEASLDTLKVCQKDNPKKVMSPINELLTPTPPVDDVKWISSDNHHYSLTVPRTNFPFTDKAFFVGCQNNNQKHCVVPLMVKARKSVLEDKVLKCAYGTDSNTPVPELTLDPTSNSLTVDCGEDGTMPLTGELPTVYYCKDSATDACDPVKDVTEILPGFAKEWWTPVNGLKTAAKLTVPEGGFPVEPKTVVLGCNPKRAKAKVDAEPESHAEGGLPTCRVKVTFDAPSSSSSGMRLSLNTLAFLSALFSLASLV, encoded by the coding sequence ATGCAGTGTCATCTGCCAATGGCTAAGTTGGTTTCAGTCCCCAAAATACGACGACGAATTGCCCAGCCGACAATGGCGCGCCCAGCTGTGACTTCGGTGTGGGTTTTGCTGTTAATGGCATTTCCTTCGTGGCAGGGATATTGCCTGGCTAACGAAACGCCAGTGAAACCCGAATGCAATGTAAGCAACGAGACCACAACTTGCGTCTGCAAGCAGGACCCACCAGGACCCGTGGCGGTGTCAGAAGATCCGGTCCCTGTTGCCACCCTGTCAGAGTCGGTCAATGTCATCCGCGTGGAGTGCCATAGTCCTCTTACCTTCGTGCCTTCCGATCAAGCGAGCATTTGCCTCGGGGAAGCGAGTCTCGACACTCTGAAGGTTTGCCAAAAGGATAATCCCAAAAAGGTAATGTCACCGATCAACGAACTGCTCACCCCCACTCCACCGGTTGACGATGTAAAGTGGATTTCCAGCGACAACCATCATTATTCTCTAACCGTTCCACGTACGAATTTCCCTTTCACTGATAAGGCCTTTTTCGTGGGATGCCAAAACAACAACCAGAAACACTGCGTGGTGCCTCTCATGGTGAAGGCAAGAAAGTCTGTGCTCGAAGACAAGGTCCTCAAGTGCGCATACGGCACAGACAGCAACACGCCTGTACCGGAACTGACTCTGGATCCCACCAGCAACTCACTGACAGTCGACTGTGGCGAGGACGGAACAATGCCCCTTACGGGAGAACTGCCAACTGTCTACTACTGCAAGGACTCCGCCACCGATGCCTGCGATCCTGTCAAGGACGTGACAGAAATCCTGCCGGGCTTCGCCAAGGAGTGGTGGACACCAGTGAATGGTCTCAAGACCGCAGCCAAACTGACAGTGCCGGAGGGCGGTTTTCCTGTTGAGCCGAAGACAGTTGTGCTGGGATGCAATCCCAAGAGAGCAAAAGCCAAGGTAGATGCCGAGCCGGAGTCCCACGCTGAGGGTGGTCTCCCGACCTGTCGGGTGAAGGTGACTTTTGATGCTCCTTCGAGCAGCTCATCGGGGATGCGGCTTTCTTTGAATACGTTGGCCTTCTTGTCCGCGCTGTTTTCTCTTGCTTCGCTGGTTTAG
- a CDS encoding hypothetical protein (encoded by transcript BESB_061550) encodes MAPAFTDNAESASGAVGNVRNLGAPFPCRYPDDPKVPPARQRVGRRAVKRIVVRCGARQENSPVGCGKCASGLPCFARRRRGETFEGGLRVFSVLEKPLTTPCNCVLLIEDVVAGDLIVGVYLARGHIFTVEVPGR; translated from the coding sequence ATGGCCCCCGCCTTTACGGACAATGCGGAAAGCGCCAGCGGGGCTGTGGGTAATGTAAGGAATCTTGGAGCGCCTTTCCCGTGCCGGTACCCCGACGACCCGAAGGTCCccccggcgcggcagcgtgtcgggcggcgcgcggtcaAACGCATTGTTGTGCGCTGCGGTGCAAGACAGGAAAACTCTCCAGTGGGATGTGGCAAGTGTGCTTCCGGACTTCCTTGCTTTGCAcgtcggaggcgaggcgagactTTCGAGGGTGGACTACGTGTTTTTTCTGTGTTGGAGAAACCACTTACCACACCCTGCAACTGTGTACTTCTCATCGAAGATGTCGTGGCAGGCGACCTCATTGTTGGTGTGTATCTTGCTCGTGGTCACATCTTCACAGTGGAGGTGCCTGGCCGCTAA